The Amycolatopsis mongoliensis genome includes a window with the following:
- a CDS encoding TatD family hydrolase, whose amino-acid sequence MGDEKRELPPVPDRLPVSVVDAHTHLDACGAVTAAEVSAMVDRAERAGVARVVTVADDLASARWAAEAATWDRRVWAAVAIHPTRTKGFGEAEKSEVERLAAQDRVVAVGETGLDYYWDYSPHDAQQEAFRWHIDLAKRLDKPLMIHDREAHDDVLRILAEENAPNAVIFHCFSGDAEMARKCLDAGYVLSFAGTVTFKNAKGLHEAARLCPPDQYLVETDAPFLTPHPFRGRPNEPFGAAYTVRHLAALRGEAVHEVAESVRTTAERVYRLPSVTTG is encoded by the coding sequence ATGGGTGACGAGAAGCGCGAGCTGCCGCCGGTCCCGGACCGGCTCCCGGTGTCGGTGGTGGACGCGCACACCCATCTCGACGCGTGCGGCGCGGTCACCGCGGCCGAGGTGTCGGCCATGGTCGACCGCGCCGAGCGCGCCGGCGTCGCCCGCGTCGTCACGGTCGCCGACGACCTCGCCTCGGCCCGCTGGGCCGCCGAGGCCGCCACCTGGGACCGCCGGGTCTGGGCCGCCGTGGCGATCCACCCGACGCGGACCAAGGGGTTCGGCGAGGCCGAGAAGTCCGAAGTGGAGCGCCTGGCCGCGCAGGACCGCGTGGTGGCCGTCGGCGAGACCGGGCTCGACTACTACTGGGACTACTCGCCGCACGACGCCCAGCAGGAGGCGTTCCGCTGGCACATCGACCTCGCCAAGCGGCTGGACAAGCCGCTGATGATCCACGACCGCGAGGCCCACGACGACGTCCTGCGCATCCTGGCCGAAGAGAATGCGCCGAATGCCGTAATCTTCCATTGTTTTTCCGGGGACGCGGAAATGGCCCGCAAGTGCCTCGACGCGGGTTACGTCCTTTCCTTCGCGGGCACGGTGACGTTCAAGAACGCGAAGGGGCTCCATGAGGCGGCGCGGCTCTGCCCGCCGGATCAGTACCTCGTCGAGACCGACGCGCCGTTCCTGACCCCCCACCCGTTCCGTGGGCGGCCGAACGAGCCGTTCGGCGCCGCCTACACCGTCCGTCACCTCGCGGCGCTCAGGGGCGAAGCTGTCCACGAAGTCGCCGAATCGGTCCGGACCACTGCCGAGCGGGTCTACCGACTCCCCAGTGTCACAACGGGTTGA
- the metG gene encoding methionine--tRNA ligase: MSTPVLTAVAWPYANGPRHIGHVSGFGVPSDVFSRYQRMAGNRVLMVSGTDEHGTPITVQADKENSTPQETADKYTRQIGTDLQGLGLSYDLFTRTTTGNHAEVTQQIFLALHRNGYVVPKTTRGAISPSTGRTLPDRYVEGTCPICGYDGARGDQCDNCGNQLDAAELINPKSRINGETPKFVETEHYFLDLPAFTKTLGDWLSTKNDWRPNVLNFTKNLIDDMRPRPITRDLDWGVKIPLDGWRDQPLKRFYVWFDAVIGYFSASVEWARRSGNPDAWQEWWNNADARSYYFMGKDNITFHAQIWPALLFGHNGEGDKGGEPGKYGRLHLPDEIVSSEFLTMSGSKFSTSRGRVIYVEDFLRDFGPDTLRYFISVAGPETQDTDFTWDEFVRRTNFELANEWGNLVNRSISMAHKNVGAIPRPEAPTAADEELKALSRKAFDTAGAHLARSRFKLAASEAMKVVTAANKYISDQEPWKLKDDPTRRDTVLHTALQVVSDANTLLTPFLPHSAQKVHEALGGTGVWAAQPELKEVEDLDIAGRVNPILTGDYAGEQAKWESKPIEVGKPLAKPSPLFTKLDPALGETGPEWAPITKD; the protein is encoded by the coding sequence ATGAGCACCCCAGTGTTGACCGCGGTGGCCTGGCCCTACGCCAACGGCCCCCGCCACATCGGCCACGTGTCCGGATTCGGCGTCCCGTCCGACGTCTTCTCCCGCTACCAGCGAATGGCCGGCAACCGGGTGCTCATGGTCTCCGGGACCGACGAACACGGCACCCCGATCACGGTCCAGGCCGACAAGGAGAACTCGACCCCGCAGGAGACGGCGGACAAGTACACCCGCCAGATCGGCACCGACCTGCAGGGCCTCGGCCTCTCCTACGACCTGTTCACCCGGACCACGACCGGCAACCACGCCGAGGTGACGCAGCAGATCTTCCTGGCGCTGCACCGCAACGGCTACGTCGTGCCGAAGACCACGCGCGGGGCGATCAGCCCGTCCACCGGCCGCACGCTGCCCGACCGCTACGTCGAGGGCACCTGCCCGATCTGCGGGTACGACGGCGCGCGCGGCGACCAGTGCGACAACTGCGGCAACCAGCTCGACGCCGCGGAGCTGATCAACCCGAAGTCGCGGATCAACGGCGAGACGCCGAAGTTCGTCGAGACCGAGCACTACTTCCTCGACCTGCCGGCGTTCACCAAGACCCTCGGCGACTGGCTGTCGACGAAGAACGACTGGCGCCCGAACGTCCTCAACTTCACCAAGAACCTGATCGACGACATGCGGCCCCGGCCGATCACCCGCGACCTCGACTGGGGCGTCAAGATCCCCCTCGACGGCTGGCGCGACCAGCCGCTGAAGCGGTTCTACGTCTGGTTCGACGCGGTGATCGGGTACTTCTCGGCCAGCGTCGAGTGGGCGCGCCGCTCCGGGAACCCGGACGCGTGGCAGGAGTGGTGGAACAACGCCGACGCCCGGTCGTACTACTTCATGGGCAAGGACAACATCACCTTCCACGCCCAGATCTGGCCGGCGCTGCTGTTCGGGCACAACGGCGAGGGCGACAAGGGCGGCGAGCCGGGCAAGTACGGCCGGCTGCACCTGCCGGACGAGATCGTCTCCAGCGAGTTCCTCACCATGAGCGGCTCGAAGTTCTCGACCTCGCGCGGGCGCGTCATCTACGTCGAGGACTTCCTGCGCGACTTCGGCCCGGACACGCTGCGGTACTTCATCTCGGTCGCCGGCCCGGAGACCCAGGACACCGACTTCACCTGGGACGAGTTCGTCCGCCGGACCAACTTCGAGCTGGCCAACGAGTGGGGCAACCTGGTCAACCGGTCCATCTCGATGGCGCACAAGAACGTCGGCGCCATCCCGCGCCCGGAGGCCCCGACGGCGGCCGACGAGGAGCTGAAGGCCCTGTCCCGCAAGGCCTTCGACACCGCGGGCGCGCACCTGGCCCGGTCCCGGTTCAAGCTGGCGGCGAGCGAGGCGATGAAGGTCGTCACCGCGGCGAACAAGTACATCTCCGACCAGGAGCCGTGGAAGCTCAAGGACGACCCCACGCGGCGCGACACCGTGCTGCACACCGCGCTGCAGGTGGTCTCCGACGCCAACACGCTGCTGACGCCGTTCCTGCCGCACTCGGCGCAGAAGGTGCACGAGGCCCTCGGCGGCACCGGCGTCTGGGCCGCCCAGCCGGAGCTCAAGGAGGTCGAGGACCTCGACATCGCCGGCCGGGTCAACCCGATCCTCACCGGCGACTACGCGGGCGAGCAGGCGAAGTGGGAGTCGAAGCCGATCGAGGTCGGCAAGCCGCTGGCCAAACCGTCACCGCTGTTCACCAAGCTCGACCCGGCGCTCGGCGAGACCGGTCCGGAGTGGGCACCGATCACGAAGGATTAA
- a CDS encoding quinone oxidoreductase family protein: MRAVQVTEFGGPEVLTPVELPDPVAGPGEVLIDVDRIGVNYADTHQAENSYLAPSKLPLVPGGEVVGTHDGKRVVALLNNGGGYAEKAVAPEATTFPVPDGIDDLTALSMLVQGATAWVLLRKNAHLEKGESVVVHAAAGGVGTIAVQLAKAWGAGRVIATASSEEKRALALELGADVAVDSRAEDMTEVLLDANGRRVDVVLDMVGGRTTDQSIAALAPFGRLAFYGMAGREQPKPVDLRNLLGHSTTISGMWLPHVFRLPGNVFGTALTELFDLVLAGQLKAIAGGEFALSDARGAHEALRSRKTVGKLLLDPGK, encoded by the coding sequence ATGCGCGCAGTGCAGGTGACCGAGTTCGGCGGACCCGAGGTGCTCACGCCGGTCGAGCTGCCCGACCCGGTGGCCGGCCCGGGCGAGGTCCTCATCGACGTCGACCGCATCGGCGTCAACTACGCCGACACCCACCAGGCCGAGAACAGCTACCTCGCGCCGTCGAAACTCCCGCTCGTCCCCGGCGGCGAGGTGGTCGGGACCCACGACGGCAAGCGCGTCGTCGCGCTGCTGAACAACGGTGGCGGGTACGCCGAGAAGGCCGTCGCGCCCGAGGCGACGACGTTCCCGGTGCCCGACGGCATCGACGACCTCACCGCGCTGTCCATGCTGGTCCAGGGCGCTACCGCCTGGGTTCTCCTGCGCAAGAACGCCCACCTCGAGAAAGGCGAGTCGGTCGTCGTGCACGCCGCCGCCGGCGGGGTCGGGACCATCGCCGTGCAGCTCGCCAAGGCCTGGGGCGCCGGCCGCGTCATCGCCACCGCCAGCAGCGAGGAGAAGCGCGCCCTCGCCCTCGAACTGGGCGCCGACGTCGCGGTCGACTCGCGCGCGGAGGACATGACCGAGGTGCTCCTCGACGCCAACGGCCGCCGCGTCGACGTCGTGCTCGACATGGTCGGCGGCAGGACCACCGACCAGAGCATCGCCGCGCTCGCGCCGTTCGGCCGGCTCGCCTTCTACGGCATGGCCGGGCGCGAGCAGCCGAAGCCGGTCGACCTGCGCAACCTGCTCGGCCACAGCACGACGATCAGCGGCATGTGGCTCCCGCACGTCTTCCGTCTCCCGGGCAACGTCTTCGGGACCGCGCTCACCGAGCTGTTCGACCTGGTGCTGGCGGGCCAGCTCAAGGCGATCGCGGGCGGCGAGTTCGCCCTGTCGGACGCGCGCGGCGCGCACGAGGCCCTGCGCTCCCGCAAGACCGTCGGCAAGCTACTGCTCGACCCCGGCAAGTAG
- a CDS encoding ABC transporter permease has protein sequence MLRDIWLIFRRDMRAALRNPTWIVIGIMQPLLYLFLFGPLMVRAMQAQGLSEVDGWMLLTPALIAQLALFGSSFVGFGLLADYRSGVVERFRVTPVSRGALLLGKVLASALQAVVQALVIIALAYLAFDLDAPVGGVLLSLVIVFLLAVSLASCSYALALTLKSEETFPALLNAVLIPLLLLSGILLPITAGVAPKWLYTVSRINPFRHVVDVERSSFRGDFTMDALFTGSVVVLVMAVVSVWWGTRTFQKDST, from the coding sequence GTGCTGCGTGACATCTGGCTGATCTTCCGCCGCGACATGAGAGCGGCGCTGCGCAACCCGACCTGGATCGTGATCGGGATCATGCAGCCGCTGCTGTACCTGTTCCTGTTCGGGCCGCTGATGGTCAGGGCGATGCAGGCCCAGGGCCTGTCCGAAGTGGACGGCTGGATGCTGCTCACCCCGGCGCTGATCGCCCAGCTGGCGCTGTTCGGCAGCTCGTTCGTCGGGTTCGGGCTGCTGGCCGACTACCGCTCCGGCGTCGTCGAGCGGTTCCGGGTGACGCCGGTCAGCCGCGGGGCGCTGCTGCTGGGCAAGGTGCTGGCCAGCGCGCTGCAGGCCGTCGTGCAGGCGCTGGTGATCATCGCGCTGGCGTACCTGGCGTTCGACCTCGACGCGCCGGTCGGCGGCGTGCTGCTGAGCCTGGTGATCGTGTTCCTGCTGGCGGTGTCGCTGGCGTCCTGCTCCTACGCGCTGGCGCTGACGTTGAAGAGCGAGGAGACGTTCCCCGCGCTGCTCAACGCCGTGCTCATCCCGCTGCTGCTGCTTTCCGGGATCCTGCTGCCGATCACCGCCGGGGTCGCGCCGAAGTGGCTCTACACGGTTTCCCGGATCAACCCGTTCCGCCACGTGGTGGACGTCGAGCGCAGTTCCTTCCGCGGCGACTTCACGATGGACGCGTTGTTCACCGGCAGCGTCGTGGTGCTGGTGATGGCGGTGGTGTCCGTGTGGTGGGGGACGCGGACGTTCCAGAAGGACAGCACCTGA
- a CDS encoding glycoside hydrolase family 25 protein, translated as MTEPEAELGISLSHRERVSDWQAVRAAQTRFVSVTISENVNWSSSAAERSLTGAQEAGLHVGGRHYARPGAVHDQADHFVRTASRLGAFAPGSLAPALEVAAPSVDDRFIKAWIKYVRQAARIERVLVYADYDCWQHRLHPDRWADSEVVLWLIRHNGIPGRAGWFHSRLGVHQHACAADVPGVDGPVEQNAVVYPFTLGDLLL; from the coding sequence GTGACGGAGCCGGAAGCCGAACTCGGCATCTCGCTGTCCCACCGCGAGCGCGTGTCGGACTGGCAGGCCGTGCGCGCCGCGCAGACCCGGTTCGTCTCGGTGACGATCAGCGAGAACGTCAACTGGAGCAGTTCGGCCGCGGAGCGGAGCCTCACCGGCGCGCAGGAGGCGGGACTCCACGTCGGCGGCCGGCACTACGCGCGTCCCGGCGCGGTGCACGACCAGGCCGACCACTTCGTGCGGACCGCCAGCAGGCTCGGCGCGTTCGCGCCCGGGTCGCTGGCGCCGGCGCTGGAGGTGGCGGCCCCGAGCGTCGACGACCGGTTCATCAAGGCGTGGATCAAGTACGTCCGGCAGGCGGCGCGGATAGAGCGTGTGCTGGTCTACGCCGACTACGACTGCTGGCAGCACCGGCTGCACCCGGACCGCTGGGCCGACTCCGAAGTCGTGCTGTGGCTGATCCGGCACAACGGCATCCCGGGCCGGGCCGGCTGGTTCCACTCGCGGCTCGGCGTGCACCAGCACGCGTGCGCGGCGGACGTGCCGGGCGTGGACGGGCCGGTGGAGCAGAACGCCGTCGTGTACCCGTTCACATTGGGCGACCTTCTGCTCTGA
- the rsmA gene encoding 16S rRNA (adenine(1518)-N(6)/adenine(1519)-N(6))-dimethyltransferase RsmA: MVELLGPAEIRGLAAELDVRPTKKLGQNFVHDPNTVRRIVELAGVGPDDVVLEVGPGLGSLTLGLLATGAHVVAVEIDPKLAERLPETVADRAPEVAGKLQVVAADALRIAKDDLPAQPTALVANLPYNVAVPVVLHLLAEVPSLTSGLVMVQTEVADRMAAGPGSRIYGVPSVKLAYYGPARKVAAVPRSVFWPVPNVDSALVAFERGDAPASDDRDRLFGLVDAAFSQRRKTLRAALAGWAGSAERAGELLTAAGIDPKTRGEQLGVHDFARLAAAR; the protein is encoded by the coding sequence GTGGTTGAACTGTTGGGACCTGCCGAGATCCGCGGGCTGGCGGCCGAGCTGGACGTGCGGCCGACCAAGAAGCTCGGGCAGAACTTCGTGCACGATCCCAACACCGTCCGCCGGATCGTCGAGCTCGCCGGCGTCGGCCCGGACGACGTCGTCCTCGAGGTCGGGCCCGGGCTCGGGTCGCTCACCCTCGGCCTGCTCGCCACCGGCGCGCACGTCGTCGCCGTCGAGATCGATCCCAAGCTCGCCGAGCGGCTGCCCGAGACCGTCGCGGACCGGGCGCCCGAGGTCGCCGGCAAGCTCCAGGTCGTCGCGGCCGACGCGCTGCGCATCGCCAAGGACGACCTGCCCGCCCAGCCGACCGCGCTCGTCGCCAACCTGCCCTACAACGTCGCCGTGCCGGTCGTGCTGCACCTGCTCGCCGAGGTGCCGTCCCTGACGTCCGGTCTCGTCATGGTCCAGACCGAGGTCGCCGACCGGATGGCGGCCGGCCCTGGCAGCCGGATCTACGGCGTGCCGAGCGTGAAGCTCGCCTACTACGGCCCGGCGCGCAAGGTCGCCGCCGTGCCGCGCTCGGTGTTCTGGCCGGTGCCGAACGTCGACTCCGCGCTCGTCGCCTTCGAACGCGGTGACGCTCCGGCGTCGGACGACCGCGACCGGCTCTTCGGCCTCGTCGACGCCGCCTTCTCCCAACGCAGGAAGACGCTCCGCGCCGCGCTCGCGGGCTGGGCGGGCTCGGCCGAGCGGGCCGGCGAGCTGCTGACGGCCGCCGGGATCGACCCGAAGACCCGGGGTGAGCAGCTCGGCGTGCACGACTTCGCCCGGCTGGCCGCCGCCCGTTAG
- a CDS encoding PadR family transcriptional regulator: protein MSATRLLVLGVVRMYGRAHGYQVRRELLSWSADKWANVQPGSIYHALKKMTTEELLEQVDVEPGDGGPDRVAYRLTGVGEQEYQVLLAKALSDPELNHPDLSAAISLMTTLPRARVINLLRHRLVHLEAEQRRAKLMLEELKASVELGTPEHVGELYRLWGGITDASLTWLEGLLARLEAGEYVMADEAGNAFGEPPAR, encoded by the coding sequence GTGTCCGCGACGCGTCTGCTGGTGCTCGGGGTGGTGCGGATGTACGGCCGCGCGCACGGCTACCAGGTGCGGCGCGAGCTGCTGAGCTGGTCGGCGGACAAGTGGGCCAACGTCCAGCCCGGGTCGATCTACCACGCGCTGAAGAAGATGACCACCGAAGAGCTGCTGGAGCAGGTCGACGTCGAGCCGGGCGACGGCGGCCCGGACCGCGTCGCCTACCGGCTCACCGGCGTCGGCGAGCAGGAGTACCAGGTCCTGCTGGCCAAGGCACTGTCCGATCCCGAGCTCAACCACCCGGACCTGTCGGCCGCGATCTCGCTGATGACGACGTTGCCCCGCGCCCGCGTCATCAACCTGCTGCGGCACCGGCTGGTGCACCTGGAGGCCGAGCAGCGGCGCGCGAAGCTGATGCTCGAAGAGCTGAAGGCCAGCGTGGAGCTGGGCACCCCCGAGCACGTCGGCGAGCTGTACCGGCTGTGGGGCGGGATCACCGACGCGAGCCTCACCTGGCTCGAAGGCCTGCTCGCCCGGCTGGAAGCGGGCGAGTACGTGATGGCCGACGAAGCCGGGAACGCCTTCGGCGAACCGCCCGCCCGGTAA
- a CDS encoding resuscitation-promoting factor — MTGSRQAGARSAAVLERHYEDTAYGQLDFSDDPNITQQDILAALGPDADAMMAEIDVDVDELIRLINAETTYLPPIVIPDEIEADRTASPQAKRAALDEGLRETTKIWKRRFLKGAVLSVMISVAGGGAAALAMNKSITVDVDGQQTTVHSFGDTVGEVLEDAGLSVGAHDSLSPSPQAEVGDGGVIKLERGRQLKLIVDGAEHTSWVRATHLGDALGQLGMAGMDKPGTWMSMPKDGELPLQGATVEIKTLKNITLYDGANEPKKVTTTAVTTKEFLGEYKLTLGPEDAAEGGLDVKLTDGAEVHISRTGVSTVVQKESIDPPEQKVDDPDLEKGKTSVEDPGTPGEKMVTYKVTQKNGKEVSRESVSEQVITQPKPKIIHIGTKKAPTPDIGDGSAWDRIAQCESGGNWATNTGNGYYGGLQFDKRTWDAYGGDQYASLPSQASREQQIAIAEKVRDARGGYSAWPVCGKKA, encoded by the coding sequence GTGACAGGTAGCAGACAGGCTGGAGCGCGCTCCGCGGCCGTCCTCGAGCGTCATTACGAGGACACCGCCTACGGCCAGCTCGACTTCTCCGACGACCCGAACATCACGCAGCAGGACATCCTCGCCGCGCTCGGCCCCGACGCCGACGCGATGATGGCCGAGATCGACGTCGACGTCGACGAGCTGATCCGCCTCATCAACGCCGAGACGACGTACCTGCCGCCGATCGTCATTCCTGACGAGATCGAGGCGGACCGGACCGCGTCCCCGCAGGCCAAGCGGGCCGCGCTGGACGAGGGTCTGCGCGAGACCACCAAGATCTGGAAGCGCCGCTTCCTCAAGGGTGCCGTCCTCAGCGTCATGATCAGCGTCGCCGGCGGCGGCGCGGCCGCGCTGGCGATGAACAAGAGCATCACCGTCGACGTCGACGGCCAGCAGACCACCGTGCACTCGTTCGGCGACACCGTCGGCGAGGTGCTGGAGGACGCGGGCCTGTCCGTCGGCGCGCACGACTCGCTCTCCCCGTCCCCGCAGGCGGAGGTCGGCGACGGCGGGGTCATCAAGCTCGAGCGCGGCCGTCAGCTGAAGCTGATCGTCGACGGCGCGGAGCACACCTCCTGGGTCCGCGCGACGCACCTCGGCGACGCGCTCGGCCAGCTCGGCATGGCGGGCATGGACAAGCCCGGCACGTGGATGTCGATGCCGAAGGACGGCGAGCTGCCCCTGCAGGGCGCCACCGTCGAGATCAAGACCCTCAAGAACATCACGCTCTACGACGGCGCGAACGAGCCGAAGAAGGTCACGACCACCGCGGTCACGACCAAGGAGTTCCTGGGCGAGTACAAGCTCACCCTGGGCCCGGAGGACGCCGCCGAAGGCGGCCTGGACGTCAAGCTGACCGACGGCGCCGAGGTGCACATCAGCCGCACCGGCGTCTCGACGGTCGTCCAGAAGGAGAGCATCGACCCGCCCGAGCAGAAGGTCGACGACCCGGACCTCGAAAAGGGCAAGACCTCGGTCGAGGACCCCGGCACGCCCGGCGAGAAGATGGTGACCTACAAGGTCACGCAGAAGAACGGCAAAGAGGTCTCCCGCGAGAGCGTCTCCGAGCAGGTCATCACCCAGCCGAAGCCGAAGATCATCCACATCGGGACGAAGAAGGCCCCGACGCCGGACATCGGCGACGGCTCCGCGTGGGACCGCATCGCGCAGTGCGAGTCGGGCGGCAACTGGGCCACCAACACCGGCAACGGCTACTACGGCGGCCTCCAGTTCGACAAGCGCACGTGGGACGCCTACGGCGGCGACCAGTACGCGAGCCTCCCGAGCCAGGCTTCGCGCGAGCAGCAGATCGCGATCGCGGAGAAGGTCCGCGACGCCCGCGGCGGCTACAGCGCCTGGCCGGTCTGCGGCAAGAAGGCCTGA
- a CDS encoding methionine ABC transporter ATP-binding protein: MITVENLSKTFATNGNSVVALHDVSVEVQAGSLFGVVGPAGSGKSVLARCIALQERPDRGVVRLDGLNTGTLDGRRLREIRRQLGVVSTKPELIAERTIAGNIASPLEQLGVDGPQRRSRVGSLLDLVGLTQRATQRPGELTEGQLRRVAVAKALAAAPAVLLADDPTAGINPEEAGAVLTVLDRARSELGTTVVVTTPDAGVVRRVCDDVAVLEGGTVVERGTVLDLISNPASRTAQALLPAIETSRSQSSRYDRSVDVVLVGFASIGALLPEAAGRFDVEFATIGGGLTRIGDTPVGRFRLGVRGERADAALAWVAERGGHVTHTARGPQGVAAA, translated from the coding sequence GTGATCACCGTCGAAAACCTGTCCAAAACCTTTGCCACCAACGGAAATTCGGTCGTCGCCCTGCACGACGTCAGCGTCGAGGTCCAGGCCGGCTCGCTGTTCGGCGTGGTCGGGCCCGCCGGGTCGGGCAAGTCCGTCCTCGCCCGCTGCATCGCGTTGCAGGAGCGGCCCGACCGCGGCGTCGTCCGCCTCGACGGCCTCAACACCGGCACCCTCGACGGCCGCCGCCTGCGCGAGATCCGCCGCCAGCTGGGCGTCGTCTCGACGAAGCCGGAGCTGATCGCCGAGCGCACGATCGCCGGCAACATCGCCTCCCCGCTCGAGCAGCTCGGCGTCGACGGCCCGCAGCGCCGCAGCCGGGTCGGCTCGCTGCTCGACCTCGTCGGCCTGACGCAGCGCGCGACGCAGCGTCCCGGCGAGCTGACCGAGGGCCAGCTCCGCCGCGTGGCGGTCGCGAAGGCGCTGGCGGCGGCGCCGGCGGTGCTGCTGGCCGACGACCCGACCGCCGGGATCAACCCGGAGGAGGCCGGCGCGGTGCTCACCGTGCTCGACCGCGCCCGCTCCGAGCTGGGCACCACCGTCGTGGTCACGACGCCGGACGCCGGGGTGGTCCGCCGGGTCTGCGACGACGTCGCGGTGCTCGAAGGCGGCACGGTCGTCGAGCGCGGCACCGTCCTCGACCTGATCTCGAACCCGGCCAGCCGCACCGCGCAGGCGCTGCTGCCGGCCATCGAGACCTCCCGTTCTCAGTCGTCGCGCTACGACCGCTCGGTCGACGTCGTGCTGGTCGGCTTCGCGTCGATCGGTGCGCTGCTGCCCGAGGCCGCGGGCCGCTTCGACGTCGAGTTCGCCACCATCGGCGGCGGCCTGACCCGGATCGGCGACACCCCGGTCGGCCGGTTCCGCCTCGGCGTCCGCGGCGAGCGGGCCGACGCGGCGCTGGCGTGGGTCGCCGAGCGCGGCGGCCACGTGACGCACACCGCCCGCGGCCCACAGGGCGTCGCGGCCGCCTGA
- a CDS encoding aminodeoxychorismate synthase component I translates to MRVTSRALRTNVTPSRAFSVLAHHNASRGLPPPVMLSGEWFGARAVIAPSPAVSPGALPPVSPVPAPPGVIGGGWFGYLSYDSADPSGRSGALPASAWGWADHVLRWSSSGTCHLESLDGGGPSVSTMESLLASPPAGLTWEAGPLRRPLPSEHRDAVKACVHAIEAGELFQANICTRFTGSFSGSPEALFAAGVSSLAPRRAAFVSGPWGAVVSFSPELFLARHGRAVRSTPIKGTLPRRGPLDDGNARLLRQSTKDVAENVMITDLVRNDLGRVCEVGSVTVPSLLEVRPAPGVWHLDSTVAGVLRPSVSDAGLLDATFPPGSVTGAPKIRALDLIADLEPCGRGVYTGAIGLVSPAAGLELNVAIRTFEIAGGTIELGVGGGITADSDPEAEWQECLHKAAPLERLLAGVEQ, encoded by the coding sequence ATGCGCGTGACGAGCAGGGCACTTCGGACGAATGTGACGCCGTCGCGCGCCTTTTCGGTACTCGCTCACCACAATGCCTCCCGCGGGCTGCCGCCGCCCGTGATGCTGTCGGGTGAGTGGTTCGGCGCCCGGGCGGTGATCGCCCCTTCGCCGGCCGTTTCCCCCGGCGCGCTGCCGCCGGTTTCCCCGGTGCCCGCACCGCCGGGCGTGATCGGCGGCGGCTGGTTCGGCTACCTGTCGTACGACTCCGCGGATCCGTCCGGGCGGTCCGGTGCCCTGCCGGCGTCCGCGTGGGGCTGGGCGGACCACGTGCTGCGGTGGTCCTCGTCGGGTACCTGCCACCTGGAATCCCTCGACGGCGGCGGGCCCTCGGTGTCCACAATGGAGTCGCTGCTGGCTTCTCCCCCCGCCGGTCTTACCTGGGAGGCCGGTCCGCTGCGGCGCCCGCTGCCTTCGGAGCACCGGGACGCGGTGAAGGCGTGCGTGCACGCGATCGAAGCCGGGGAACTGTTCCAGGCGAACATCTGCACCCGGTTCACGGGTTCGTTCTCCGGCTCACCCGAGGCGCTGTTCGCGGCCGGGGTGTCTTCACTGGCTCCCCGCCGGGCCGCGTTCGTCTCGGGTCCGTGGGGCGCGGTGGTGTCGTTCTCGCCGGAGCTGTTCCTCGCGCGCCACGGCCGCGCGGTGCGGTCGACGCCGATCAAGGGGACGCTCCCCCGGCGCGGGCCCCTCGACGACGGGAACGCCCGGTTGCTGCGTCAGTCCACAAAGGACGTGGCGGAGAACGTGATGATCACCGACCTGGTGCGCAACGACCTGGGCCGGGTGTGCGAGGTGGGGTCGGTGACGGTGCCGTCGCTGCTGGAGGTCCGCCCGGCGCCGGGGGTCTGGCACCTGGACTCGACGGTCGCGGGGGTGCTGCGCCCTTCGGTGTCCGACGCCGGGCTGCTGGACGCGACGTTCCCGCCCGGCTCGGTGACGGGCGCGCCGAAGATCCGCGCGCTGGACCTGATCGCGGACCTGGAGCCGTGCGGACGCGGCGTCTACACGGGCGCGATCGGGCTGGTGTCGCCGGCGGCGGGACTCGAGCTGAACGTCGCGATCCGGACGTTCGAGATCGCCGGCGGCACGATCGAGCTGGGCGTGGGCGGCGGCATCACGGCCGACTCGGACCCGGAGGCGGAGTGGCAGGAGTGCCTCCACAAGGCGGCACCCCTGGAACGCCTACTTGCCGGGGTCGAGCAGTAG